Proteins encoded together in one Mus caroli chromosome 4, CAROLI_EIJ_v1.1, whole genome shotgun sequence window:
- the LOC110293044 gene encoding preferentially expressed antigen in melanoma-like protein 1: MSCKTPPTLQELAENSLLKNQDLAISALDDIPSLFFPSLFKKACRNRYVGIIKAMVQVWPFPSLPLGAMISRKTAYRRILEIILYGLDALLSQKVSHSRCKLKVLDLRVMPLKLWNRLPVFGTAGCSENPAVVGHSGTEVKQPVKVLVDLVLKESPLDSTESFLVQWVDNRNGLVRLCCCKLQIWAMSMYYHRKLLEILDLDSVQELRMYCISNPVCLLNFAPYLGRMRNVRCLILSHLWQTFSMTPVEKQQVITQFTSQFLKLKCLQILHLDTVFFLEGHLDELFWWLKTPLETLSVIDCNLSKSDWFHISEFQCTSQLKHLNLKWVKLTHLSPEPLRVLLLKSASTLTSLDLEGCQMMDSQLSAILPALRCCTQLTKFNFHGNYISMPILRELAYNVVKQKSQQSKIRFIPSCSHHSGLEFEAVSQPHIVFVDVERTTGEQEQVLFYAICSGEYVL, translated from the exons ATGAGCTGCAAGACTCCACCCACACTCCAGGAACTGGCAGAGAACAGCCTCCTGAAGAACCAGGACTTGGCTATCTCTGCTCTGGATGACATACCCTCACTTTTCTTCCCATCACTGTTCAAAAAGGCCTGCAGAAATAGATATGTTGGGATCATAAAGGCAATGGTGCAGGTGTggcccttcccctctcttcctctggggGCCATGATCAGTAGGAAGACTGCCTACAGGAGAATCTTAGAGATTATCCTGTATGGGCTTGATGCTTTGCTTTCCCAGAAAGTTTCCCACAG CAGGTGCAAGCTGAAAGTACTGGATTTACGGGTTATGCCTTTGAAGCTGTGGAACAGGTTGCCTGTGTTTGGGACTGCTGGCTGCAGTGAGAATCCAGCAGTGGTGGGCCATTCGGGAACAGAGGTGAAACAGCCAGTGAAGGTGCTGGTAGACCTGGTCCTCAAGGAAAGCCCACTAGATTCCACAGAGTCCTTCCTCGTTCAGTGGGTGGATAACAGGAATGGTTTGGTGAGGTTGTGCTGTTGCAAGCTGCAGATCTGGGCTATGTCCATGTATTACCACAGAAAACTTTTGGAGATTTTGGATCTGGACTCTGTCCAGGAGCTGCGTATGTACTGCATCAGTAATCCTGTCTGCCTGCTTAACTTCGCCCCTTACTTGGGTCGCATGAGGAACGTGCGCTGCCTCATCCTCTCTCACCTCTGGCAGACCTTCTCGATGACCCCAGTGGAGAAGCAGCAGGTTATTACCCAGTTCACGTCTCAGTTCCTCAAACTGAAATGCCTCCAGATCCTGCATCTGGATACTGTCTTCTTCCTAGAGGGTCATCTGGATGAGCTATTCTG gtggCTGAAGACACCCTTAGAGACCCTGTCTGTGATTGATTGTAATCTCTCAAAATCAGACTGGTTCCATATATCTGAGTTCCAGTGCACAAGTCAGCTAAAACACCTGAATTTGAAATGGGTCAAACTGACCCATTTGAGCCCAGAGCCCCTTCGAGTTCTGTTACTAAAATCTGCATCTACCCTAACATCCCTTGATTTGGAGGGCTGTCAAATGATGGACTCTCAACTCAGTGCCATCCTACCTGCTCTGAGATGCTGTACACAGCTCACCAAGTTTAACTTCCATGGGAACTATATCTCCATGCCTATCCTGAGGGAGCTGGCATATAACGTTGTCAAGCAGAAATCCCAACAGTCAAAGATACGCTTTATCCCAAGCTGTAGTCATCATAGTGGTCTGGAGTTTGAGGCCGTTTCTCAGCCTCATATTGTGTTTGTAGATGTGGAGCGGACTACTGGGGAGCAAGAACAAGTCTTGTTTTATGCTATTTGCTCTGGAGAATATGTGTTATGA